Within the Nitrososphaerota archaeon genome, the region GTAGAGCGAACACAACGCATTGAACCTCATTCCCTTCTTTATCAGTTCCTTGGGTCCAACATGATTCTCAGGCAGCAGCCTTGCTCTCCACCTCCCGCCCACCCAGACGACAGCGTGCCCCGGCACTACTTCTTCGGCTTCGACTCTCATCTTCCTTGTGCCTGGAATCTCCTTGAACCGGATGGAGGCTGAGGTCCCCTGGGTATCTGAAACGTGCTTCGGCTTCAGAAGCTTCTTCACGGCACCCTTGACCGCGGCCGGCGGGCATCCTTCTTCCTCCATCTCAGCGCACAGCGTTTCGTTGTCTATTCCGAGCGCCCCGTATCTGAGTATCTTCATGTACACAGCTTTCTCAACCCTAGACACCTGTAACCTCAAATCAGCGTTCAGGCCTCTGCACTGCTCCTGTCCTGGCTCGCGCTCGATATGGTTTGGTACCCGGAACTCTCCTCGTCGGCTCCAGGCTTGGCCTGTCCGGTTGAAACGTCCGAGGCCGCCATCAGCATCAGCGTACTCCTGACGCCGTCGAGTTTGCGCATTCTTGCCTGTAGTATGGTCCTCAGCGCCTCCGTGCTCTCCGCTTCGAGCATTACGATGGCGTCGTACACACCGAAGAGCTGGTTCAATTCCGTCACGCCCTCCGTTTTCCTCAGCTCGGCGAAAACTTCCTCCTCTTTTCCGACATCCACATTCAGCATGACAAAGGCGATGGCCAACTACTTCTTGTTTGCCTGGGACAGGGTTATATATGTAACCACAGTTACATTCGGGGGGTTCAGGACAGGCGCATGTTTGGTGGAGGTGGCCATCTTCAGGGACGACCGTAATAGGGCGAAGTATCGCCTGTACCCTGAGACTTCCTCCTGCGGAGGAGGTCCTCCGAGCGAGAGCAAGATCGGAGATGTCGAGATGCCGGAAGGCGTCTACCGGGCGCTTGTAGAAAGATTTTCTTCGCGCGGCTACGCCGTCGTCCCCGACGACATCGCTGATAATGAACTGGCAAGCGAATGGTGGTCAGTAGTGTCTATGCTGGTGCGATGAATAAAGTGTACCGGTTTCCATTGCAAAGTGTCCTTTTTGTCAATCCAGTCGACGAGAGAGACGAATCCCTGAATACTCCATTCCGAGGATGTGACCGCTGACACGAATGCGAGAGACTCGAATAGAATAGCCAAGGTCTGGGGAAGGCAAATCCTCGATTCGCGTGGGAATCCGACTATCGAAGCTGAGGTCAGGACTAGTTCAGGGGTGGTGGCCCGGGCGATTGTGCCTTCAGGCGCATCGACGGGGAAGCACGAAGCTCTTGAGCTTAGAGACGGGGACAAAAGCTTCTACCGGGGGCTCGGCGTCCTGAAGGCCGTCGCCAACGTCAGAGAGAGGATTGGTCCCAAAATTCTAGGAATGGATTGCCGCGATCAGGAAAGAATTGATGAATTGATGATAGGGCTGGACGGAACGGCAGGTAAGCGCAGCCTGGGCTCCAATTCCATTCTGGCCGTCTCAATGGCCGTGGCACGTGCTGCTGCGGTCGCAGGCGGCGAACCGCTCTACGTGCGCCTTCGCCGAAGGAGAAGATATAGGCTTCCCGTCCCAATGATGAACATAATCAACGGAGGAAAGCACGCAGGCAACAAGCTTGCCATTCAGGAATTCCTGATAGAACCCGTCGGAGCGAAGACATTCAGTGAAGCGATGCGGTTCGGCGACGACGTCTATCATTCACTGCGGTCAATCCTCAAGAAGAGGACCGGCGAATCTTCGGTGAACGTCGGCGACGAGGGGGGCTTCGCGCCTTCTTTCGAGAACTCAACGCAGGCACTGGATGCCATTGCCGAGGCCATATCAGTGGGAGGTCTGGAGTCTGAAGTTAGGCTGGGAATCGACCCGGCTGCGACGGGCTTCTTCGACAAGAAGACCTCGACATACCATATCGATGGCAAAGATTTGAAACCCGAAGAACTGCTGGACTACTACGTCGAGCTCGCGGAGACGTACAGGCTTCTCACCGTTGAGGACCCATTCGAAGAAGAGGCTTATTCTAGCTTCCAGGCAATCACAAAGAAGCTTGGGAGCAAATCAATGATAATCGGGGACGACCTGTACGCCACGAACTGCAAACGCATCAGCAGGGGAATCTCTCAGAAGGCAACCAACGCCGTTCTGGTCAAGCCGAACCAGATAGGGACAGTGACAGAGACTATGGAGGCCGTCAGAGTCGCCAGAGCCGCAGAGTTTGCTATCGTGGTCTCCCACAGGTCAGGGGAGACGGAGGACAGCTTCATCGCCCACCTAGCAACGGCGGTCGAAGGCGAGTTCATCAAGACCGGTGCGCCGGCCAGAGGGGAGAGGGTGGCGAAGTACAACGAACTCCTCCGAATTGAGGAGGAGCTTGGCTCCAGTGCGCATTTCGCTGGGACTCCCCTAATCAAAGGCTGATCCATTCCTCGTCTTGAAGGTGAGATCACTGACCCGACCTGAGAGTCTTTGCTATCAGTTCGAAAACGTCCTCGTGTTCGCGGAGCAAGTCTCCGAGCTCCGCAGCGACTTCTTCGATGTCATATTCGACCCTTCCAAAGGTCACGTTTCGTGAAGCGGTGTCAAGGGTGGCGTAGGAAGCTCTGGGATCACCGTCCTTGGGCATGCCGACGCTCCCCGGGTTGACGACCCAGACTCCTTGTCGTTTGACTTCATATGGGACGTGGGTATGCCCGAGTACTACCAGGTCCGCACCTTTCATGTCCATCTGTGCAGCTTCTTCCTTTGTGATGTACCTGTACAGTCTGTCATCCGGTGCGGCATGGAACGCTCTGACATTGACGCCTCCGTAATCGATCTGAAGCTCCTTTCCGGCCTTGCCCAGAACCTCGAGTGGCTTCGCTGGCATTTGCCTCCACGTTATGCGCTCCCGTGTCACCACCGATGCCTCGTGCATCACACTGCTGCTCCTGCAGTCTGTCTTGAATGCTGCGGCTGCATCGTGGTTCCCCAAGACTCTCTTCGCTCTCACGTATTGCAGGATTTCAAAGACCTCGAAGGGGTTCGGTCCGTAATCCACCAGGTCTCCCATGAAGAGGACCTCATCAAAGCTTGCATGGTTCAGGACCTCTTCGAGAGCTTCGAGGTTCGAGTGTATATCTGAAATCAGCAGTACTCGCACGCAGAACAACCTCGTTTCCCGTGACCCAGGCTCGCCCCTTTTTAATGTAACTGCAGTTACACTTATAATGGCCCATGGTCCGAGTCCCATCTGGTCACGATAGAGCGCGAAAGAAACTGGGAAGAGAGCCATGGCCTTGATCAGCGTACCCGAACGGGGAGCAGGTTGGGTGCACGCAAGGCCGACCTGGATGAAGAGTTCAGGGATAAAGCCGAGAAGGTGTTCGCACAGTTTGGCGACCCCCGCGAGAGGGCCGTCCAAGACGCGAAGATGATGTGGTTGGCCTGGAGGGGCGATGACAGGTTCGTGCAGGTCCACCTGAGCGACCAGGTTGGGTTGGAGTCGTCCTGGCGGTTCTGCAAATACACCGAGGTTCCCTCGCTGGTGGAGCGCTACAAATATGTCGAAGCGAGACCGATGAGGAGCCCTTTCACTGAGCACGTTCTGGCTTCCCTGACCGCTCTCTTTCAGCGCCTGGTGAGCGAAAGGATTGGTGCCAGGGTGTATTCCCTGTCGCTTAACGGCGATACGGCTGGGCTGACGCAGGACGGAATCGACGCTGGACGCGCATACAAGTACGCCAGTGAGGGTTTCGAGATCGTCGCCGACTGGCCGAAGGAGCCCAGAGGGGTTCTAAAGAGCAGAAGTATCTCCCTGTCCCAGGAGCGCTTTCTGTACTTTGATTTCGTTCACAAGGTCGCAAGAGCTACGCACAGCGAAAGGGGCTTCGCCCAGATGCTCGCCAGACAGGAACGCGCTTCGGCCAGAAGGAGAAGAAAGTCGCTACTGAAGTGGATAGTTTCCGGGTAGCAGGGTAGGCGCCACAATCCCTTGAACGAGAACTATCGAAGAGTACTGGCCGTCTACCTCAATGAAATTGAAAGGAACCTTGAGACAATAAGAAGAGAGCTGCAACCAGGTTCGAAGGAAGGGGACTCTGTGACATATGTGACAAAGTGGGATATGACTAAAGATTCGAAGAACGCAATTCTGGGTGGCGTTTCTATGATGCTCAATCAGACCAGATTGATTACCATGCTTTACGGCCTCTCGCCGCAGAACGAGTCATCAGCGCGAAACGTGCGCGGAGCGTTGCTGGGGATTCGGACCACGCTTTACGATCTGCATCCAGAGGCCCTCCAGGGCTGCGGCACATTGAGCCAGAAGGACGAAGAAAAGCTCGGAGCTTACATTGCTAAGATGCTTGAGATTCTAGACCGTATGGACCGTGTGCGGGCTTGAATGTGCGGGCCGAAGCCGACGACCACCAACGGCTTAAAGGGTATGTAACGACGGTTACTTTTATAATCCTCCCCCAGGCGGTTCGGTTTGATGAATCGCCGGATTCGGTCCGTCCTCCTAGTCGTGGTGCTCTTCGCCCTCCCCTGGCTGGCCGCCAGCCTGATTGCGAACATCGGCACCACATCAAACGCCGGCCCTGTGGGCCAATCGCAGCCTTCCCTTCCCCCGCAAGGGAACGGCGGAGTCCTTGTCGAACCGAGTCTTGTCCAAGGCCCGAGCTATTCCGAGCTGGCCGTCTTCGGGGCGGCGCTGTCCGTGCTCGGTGGCTTCATGATATTGCGTGCCTGGAAGCGGCGACGGAAGAAGGACGACTTCTGGTATGTCGAGAGCCAGAAGGGGAGCCCATTGCTTTCGATCTTGATGCTCGGACTGGCGGCCGTGGTCTTCTACGGCATATTCACGCTAGTCAAGAACGCCGGCACCAGCTTCAACGGCCAAGGCCAGGCGCCGAGCTTCCCGGATCTTCTCCCCTATCTTGTGGTGGGGGCGATAGCCACGAGCTCGGCAATCGGTGCGGTCCTCTTTCTTTCACTGAAACGGGTCCCCATTGCCCCCTCGGGGAGAACCCTTGGGGGAGGAGTCGATGAGGAAAGAATCTCCGACGTTCTCAGCAGGGCGGTGCACGCCTTGAGAGGAGGTTCGGACTACCGCACGACCATCCTGAACTGCTACAGGGCAATCTGCGAGATACTCAGCCGG harbors:
- a CDS encoding Lrp/AsnC ligand binding domain-containing protein translates to MAIAFVMLNVDVGKEEEVFAELRKTEGVTELNQLFGVYDAIVMLEAESTEALRTILQARMRKLDGVRSTLMLMAASDVSTGQAKPGADEESSGYQTISSASQDRSSAEA
- the eno gene encoding phosphopyruvate hydratase, which encodes MTADTNARDSNRIAKVWGRQILDSRGNPTIEAEVRTSSGVVARAIVPSGASTGKHEALELRDGDKSFYRGLGVLKAVANVRERIGPKILGMDCRDQERIDELMIGLDGTAGKRSLGSNSILAVSMAVARAAAVAGGEPLYVRLRRRRRYRLPVPMMNIINGGKHAGNKLAIQEFLIEPVGAKTFSEAMRFGDDVYHSLRSILKKRTGESSVNVGDEGGFAPSFENSTQALDAIAEAISVGGLESEVRLGIDPAATGFFDKKTSTYHIDGKDLKPEELLDYYVELAETYRLLTVEDPFEEEAYSSFQAITKKLGSKSMIIGDDLYATNCKRISRGISQKATNAVLVKPNQIGTVTETMEAVRVARAAEFAIVVSHRSGETEDSFIAHLATAVEGEFIKTGAPARGERVAKYNELLRIEEELGSSAHFAGTPLIKG
- a CDS encoding metallophosphoesterase family protein is translated as MRVLLISDIHSNLEALEEVLNHASFDEVLFMGDLVDYGPNPFEVFEILQYVRAKRVLGNHDAAAAFKTDCRSSSVMHEASVVTRERITWRQMPAKPLEVLGKAGKELQIDYGGVNVRAFHAAPDDRLYRYITKEEAAQMDMKGADLVVLGHTHVPYEVKRQGVWVVNPGSVGMPKDGDPRASYATLDTASRNVTFGRVEYDIEEVAAELGDLLREHEDVFELIAKTLRSGQ
- a CDS encoding DUF4129 domain-containing protein, which gives rise to MNRRIRSVLLVVVLFALPWLAASLIANIGTTSNAGPVGQSQPSLPPQGNGGVLVEPSLVQGPSYSELAVFGAALSVLGGFMILRAWKRRRKKDDFWYVESQKGSPLLSILMLGLAAVVFYGIFTLVKNAGTSFNGQGQAPSFPDLLPYLVVGAIATSSAIGAVLFLSLKRVPIAPSGRTLGGGVDEERISDVLSRAVHALRGGSDYRTTILNCYRAICEILSRDEETDSSKLTAREFEALVTSRVAVDRQNLHDATLLFEKARYSIDPVYDEDAKRAETCLRRLNDEVQHSGSKSIIGVRRLA